CTTCGTAACGAGTGAAATCAGTTAAAGTAGCTTTGTTTGCTTCCAGGTATTGACGTACTTTTTGGTCTGGATTCTTAACGAATGTTTGATCCAGGATGCAGATATCTTCAAAGTATTTACCAAGGCGGCCTTCTACCATTTTTTCAACGATGTTTTCAGGTTTACCTTCGTTTAGTGCTTGTTGTTTAAGTACTTCACGCTCACGTTCTACTTCTTCAGCAGAAACCTGGTCGCGGGAAACATACTTAGGATTCAGTGCTGCAGCGTGCATAGCAACATCTTTCGCTACACTTGCATCAGTCGTACCTTCCACTACTGTAAGAACAGCAATGCGGCCACCCATGTGCAGGTATTCACCGAACGCAGCGTTATCATCTTTCGTACGGATCTCAAAACGGCGAAGAGTGATTTTCTCCCCGATTTTTGCGATGGCAGCGTTGATGAATTCACTTACAGTTGAACCATTTGCCATTTTTTGCTCAAGAGCTTCTTCAACAGAAGCCGGCTTGTTAGCAAGAAGGTGATCAGATAGTTCTTTAACAAGGTTTTGGAAGTTTTCGTTTTTCGCAACGAAATCTGTTTCTGCGTTCACTTCAAGGATGATTGCAGTGTTTCCTTCGCTTGCAATGTAAGTAGTTCCTTCAGCCGCGATACGGTCCGCTTTTTTAGCTGCTTTCGCGATTCCTTTTTCACGTAGGAAGTCAATTGCTTTGTCCATGTCTCCGTCAGTTTCTGTTAACGCTTTTTTACAATCCATCATTCCAGCGCCAGTCTTTTCACGAAGTTCTTTAACCATTTGTGCAGTAATTGCCATAGTGGGTTTCCTCCTTAGTTTGACTATGTAGACTTCAGGGACCTATTGGTATGAGTCAATAAATGTACCGACACACTGATAGAGTGCGGTACAAGTGAATATTCTTTAAAAAAAGGTGATAAGGGTAAGCCCTCTTATCACCTTTCGTTGATTACTCAGCTGCTACAGCTGCTTCTTCACCTTGCTTAGCTTCTAAAATAGCGTCCGCCATTTTACCTGTTAGAAGCTTAACCGCGCGGATCGCATCATCATTCGCAGGAATGACAACATCGATTTCATCCGGATCACAGTTTGTATCAACGATACCCACGATAGGGATATGAAGTTTACGAGCTTCTGCTACTGCGATACGCTCTTTACGAGGGTCGATGATGAATAATGCATCAGGTAGCGTGTTCATATCTTTGATTCCGCCTAAGAATTTAACTAAGCGCTCATGTTCTTTTTTAAGTTGTACAACTTCTTTCTTCGGAAGTACTTCAAACGTACCGTCTTCTTCCATCTTTTCGATGTTTTTAAGACGTGTAATACGTTTTTGGATTGTTTCGAAGTTTGTAAGTGTTCCACCTAACCAACGTTGGTTGATGTAGTACATACCTGCACGTTCTGCTTCTTCTTTAACAGACTCTTGTGCTTGTTTTTTTGTTCCTACGAAAAGAACTTTACCGCCGTTACCAGCTAGTTCTTTCACGAAGTTATAAGCTTCTTCAACCTTTTTAACTGTTTTTTGAAGGTCGATGATGTAGATGCCGTTACGCTCAGTGAAGATGTATCTCTTCATTTTTGGGTTCCAACGGCGAGTTTGGTGTCCGAAATGTACACCAGCTTCAAGCAATTGTTTCATAGAAATTACTGACATGTGTGTTTCCTCCTAAATGGTTTTTGTTTTTCTCCTCCGTTTCCGTCATCTGGAAAGTAGAAACTATTCTAAAGAATAGCACCATCTACCCCACTCGGGAAACGTGTGTAATCACACCATGAATACTATAGCATACCTATCCCGGACAGGCAAGGACTTCCTACATAATTTGACGAAATTTCAGCAGGAGCTCGATTTCTGTTTGACCTTTCCCAAGAGATTCGGCTATTTCTTCAATTGACATCCCCTTTTCCTTTAAAGTCAATACTTTTTTCAGGAGTGGGTCTTGTTCGGATTTATTTGATTGGTCACCGGGTTCCGGTCCTTGGTCTTTCACCTGTTTATAAGCTTGTGAAGCACGCTTATACCCTGCACCTGTCCACTTTGTGACTTTCACAGAAGTCTCTAGATCCTCTTGTTCGTTTTCTTCGGTGTGAAGGTTGTCTTCTTTAACGTTATGGATTTGTGTACTGAACTTTCGCATGAATTCATCATTTTCTTCTTTCATTTCTATCAGATAAGCTGAAATGACATCTTCCATTTCAACAATGATCTTCTTTTGCTCTTTTTCCATGTTTACAAAACGGTTTTGTCTGGAGTATAAAATGACGATTGAAAGCAGGGAAACGATATTTAGAAGAAAAGAGATAAAAAGTAGAAACGTAACCATGTCATCACCCTATTATGTTTGATTTTACTACTTCTTTTGACTTATTTTTTCCGGCAAGTAAAAAGACTGCTCCCATACGTGCATGTTACAGGGACAGTCCATCAGTGAGTATTATTTTGGGGTTGTGGCACCCTCATTTCACAGCATTTATGAGCCCAGGAGATTTCGTAATTTAAAAATGGATTTGGAATGAATCTGCGAAATCCTGGATGTGGACAGGCTCATGACTTCACCTATTTCCGTCAGCGTCAGTTCTTCCTTATAGAATAAACTTAACACAAGCTGTTCTTTCTCTGAAAGGGTCAAGATCGTTTTCTCTAATTCATTCAGTTTTTCACCTTTCAATACTTCCTCTTCGGGTGAAATCGTTTTATGATCTTTAATGGAATAGTTTTGAGATTCGTGATCGTCATCAGTCAATTGCTCATCCATGGAAAGGACATTGGCAAAGAAATGCTCATTTGTGGTCTGGTATACTTCCTCAGGCGTCATTTCCAATGAAGCTGCCACTTCCTCTGCGCTCACGTGGCGTAATAGCGTTTGTTCTAGTTCCACGGTCCTGGCCTCGATCTTTTTTGCCCGGTCCCTTGTAGACCGGGGAAGCCAGTCTTCTTTTCTCAGCCCATCAAGGATGGCCCCCCTGACCCGGAACGACGCATATGTATCAAACTTTAAATCTCTTGTAGGATCAAATTTCTGAAGTGCATCCAGCAACCCCATCAAACCAAGACTCTTAATATCTTCTCTCGAGACGTTCCTTGGCAGGCCAACGGAAATTCGCTGCACATGATACGACACAAGTGGCATGTACTTTTTCACTAACATATCTCCGGCTTCTGTATCACGACGGTTGATCCATTTCTCCCAATATTGTTGTTCATCTGTTCGAGTGGATTGTTGAGACATAAGAATCCTCCTTGCTGACTAATTCTTTCATGGTATCGCTTAGTGATTGATTTTACCTGAGCAGAATGAATGACTTCACAATTCCTTAGTACCTTCATTTACCGTACGTACCTGTAGAATCCCGGTGGACGTAAAGAATTCTATCGTTCTTCCTTTGTTGCCGCCTAAATCCTCGGAAACCACCGGCACTCCATGCTTTGAAAGGGCAACTTTTACAGCTTCCGCATTCCTTGGGCCGATCCTCATGACGTCACTCTTCGATTGAAATTGAAACATTTGTGCACCGCCAGCCATTTTGCACTGAAGTCGTTTAACACTGGCCCCACGGTCTCTCAGCTGACCTATGAGTTCGGCAATTCCTGTGTCGGCGTATTTGGCGGGATTCGGTTTCGTTTCATTTCCGATCGAGGAGTGAGGGAGCATCACATGGACCATCCCGGCCAGCTTGAGGAAATCATCATATAAAACGACCCCGACGCACGATCCAAGGCCCGAGGTGCGGATCGAGCCTCCACCCTCGACGATATTCATATCCGCAATTCCGACCTTCACAACGGTGCTGGTGCCCATCATAGGCTTACACCCAATGATTGAAAAATGATTTCAAAGGATTCGGGATCCGGCAGGAGGAAGAAGTGACCTTTCACACTTTCCGACTCCTCACCTTCCTCTTCCTTAAGGGCAGTGTCTATGACGATGGCATAATCACTCACCTGGGATATTTCCAGTAAACCAAACCCGATGATAGCCCCTGCCATGTCAACGGATAGAGCAGGAACGGACGGGAGAAGCTTAAGGTTCGTAAAGTCCGACAGGGAGGATAAATATGAACCCGAAAGAATATTCCCCAGTTCCTGCATGGCAGAGAGCCCCAATTCTGAATAAGGAGGGGCGTTGAATGAGAAGGAGCGATCCTGTATCATGCTTCGAATATACATGGACGCCTGTTCAAGTGGCAATAGGAAGAACATGCTCCCCGGCGCCTCCCCTTCAATCCGTAAGAATACGCTTACGACCACATTGTCAGGACCTCCCGCCATTTCCATCATTTCATCAAATGAAACGACTTGAACACTCGGGACTTTCATATCAATCTTTTTATCAAGCAGGGTAGAAAGGGCAGTCGCAGCATGCCCCGCTCCTATATTACCGATTTCTTTCAATATATCTAGATGCATCGATGTTATCTTTTTTTCGTAGCCCAAACGATTCCCTCCCCCTTAGATGGATTGAAGTATTTTATCTAAATGGAGAATGATCAGAAGGCGTTTGTTTTGCTTTACGACTCCACCTATATACTCAGCTTCGACGACTCCCACTACTTCCGGGGAGGGTTCAATCGATTCTCTGGAAACATCCAGCACATCATTGGCAGCATCCACGATCAGACCAACCTCTTTGTCCTCTAATCCTGCAATGATCACACGCGTACTGTCAGTCGGCTCAGAAACTGGTAAATCGAATCGGCTCCTTAAGTCGATGATTGGTGTCACAACCCCTCGCAGGTTGATCACACCTTTCACATAGGAGGCGGTTCTCGGAACTCTTGTAATATGTTCGAGCTTCTCGATGGATCGCACCTGGTGCACTGGAATGGCGTATTCCTTATCCACCAATTGAAATACGATAAGCTTTAAATCTTCCACTGCATCTATTATTTCACTCATTACCCTTACCTCCTATTTTATTAACGCATTGCAATCAACAATCAGCGCTACTTGCCCGTCTCCTAAAATGGTCGCACCAGAGATCGCAAATACATCGTTCAAATAATTCCCTAACGATTTCAATACAACTTCCTGCTGACCAATAAAGGAGTCGACGACTAACCCGGCCATTTTTTCACCTTTTCGTACAATGACAACCGAATACAATTCTTCCTCTTTGGAATGTTTCGGTACCTCAAATACATCCTCAAGGAACAGCAATGGTACGACTTTTCCTCTGAAATCGATCACTCTCTGATTGTGAGCTTTCATGATTTCTTCCTTTTTCACAATTGCCGTCTCAATAATGGAAGAAAGAGGAATGGCATACTTTTCTTCTTGGATTTCTACCAGCATGACTGAAATGATAGATAACGTGAGTGGCAATTGGATAGAAAACAATGACCCCTGTCCAACCGTTGAATCAATCGTAATGGAACCACCCAGAGACTCGATCGTCGCTTTCACTACATCCAATCCGACTCCTCTTCCGGAGATATCCGAAATTTGTTCGGCTGTTGAGAACCCTGAAGCAAGTATCAGTTCGTAGATTTGTCGATCGGTTAATGTATGAGCGGCTTCATCTGAGACGATTCCTTTCTGGATTGCCTTCTCGAGGACCCTCTCTTTGTTGATGCCTGCTCCATCGTCTTCCAGTTCAATAAAGACATGATTCCCGCTATGATACGCTTTCAACTTGACGGTTCCCTGTTCCGGCTTTCCATTTTTCATACGGAGTTCCGGCATTTCGATACCATGGTCCAATGCGTTTCGTATCAAGTGAACAAGGGGATCACCTATTTCATCTATTACCGTTCGGTCAAGTTCCGTTTCTGCACCGATGATTTCTAATTCGATTTTTTTATTTAAATCCCGTGCAAGCTGCCTGACCATTCGTGGGAAGCGATTAAATACGGTTTCAACAGGAACCATACGCATATTCAGGATGATATTCTGCAAATCTCCTGATATTCTTGTCATTCTTTCCACAGTTTCATTTAACTCGGGATTATTCAAATCCTTGGAGATTTGTTCTAATCTCCCTCTATCAATGACCAGCTCCTCAAAAAGGTTCATAAGGACATCCAGTCGTTCAATATTGACACGAATCGTTTTATTGGAAGGATTCGAATGCTTCGTCGCGTTGCCGGCAGGTTTAGAAGTCTCCTGTCCTTTTACTTCCATTTCTTTCTGAGCAGGTTCTGTATCGGCAGCCTCTACTTGATTCTGACTCTCGAGATGCTGGCTCGTGAGTTCCACAACAGAGACTTCGTCCACTTCAGAAACTTTACGCACCGCATTCTCTATATGGACGGCATCTTCTTTCGACACAACGGCAATAACGAAGGAATGGTCGAACTGCTCCTCCTCAAGCTGATCTACTGTCGGAAGGGACTTGATGACTTCACCTAATTTCCCCAACACCTCAAAGACCATATACACCCGTGCAGCTTTAAGCAGGCAATCCTCACGGAGTGAAACGGAAATTTCAAAACAGCGGAATCCTTGTTCTTGGGATTGTTGGATGACCGTTTGCTCAAAGGCTTCATATTGCATGGAGAATGTCTGTCTTTCAACCACTTCCGCAGTAGCAGCCACCTCACTGTCTACAAGTGCTGAGTGTAGACTTTCCCCTTTTTCTATGGACTCAAGCATCGCTACCACTTCTGTGACATCCCGCTTACCATCTCCTCCATCGGCAATGGAGAGCACCATGGCTTCAAGATCATCCACGGATTTAAACACAACATCCAGGATTTCAGGTGACACCTTTATTTTTTCATTACGGATGGCATCAAGAACATTTTCCATTTTATGGGTTAAATTTGCTAAATCCTCATATCCCATAGTGGCAGACATTCCTTTAAGTGTATGTGCAGATCGAAAGATTTCATTGACAATCGTAAGATCTTCCGGGTTTTTCTCCAATTCAAGCAATTGCTCATTGCAGGTTTGCAAGTTTTCTTTGCTTTCTTCTATAAACACTTCTAAGTATTGACTCAGCTCCATGTGCTCCACACCTCTCTACACCATGTACGTCATTATTGATCGGGGGATATCCCCGATATGCTCCACCCTGTCCACTAACTCTGTAGCGATAGCCGATTTCGGCATACCGAACACAATACAAGTCTCCCTTGATTCTGCAATGGCTTTCACTTCGCCTTGCTCTTTAAGCTTGACCAGTCCATCTGAACCATCCGCTCCCATCCCAGTCAAAACCACAGCTATTTTGGCATAGTTTCGAATCAGGCTTGCAGACTCGAACAAGATGTCAACCGAAGGTCTATGACCATTTTTCGGTTCCTCTTTCGACAGTTGGATCGATAATTGCCCTCCGGTTTCAACCACCTTTGTATGTACACCACCCGGGGCAATATAAGCCGTTCCATTCTCGAGGATTTCACCGTGTTCGGCTTCCTTCACATGGATCGAGGCTTGACCATCCAACCGGTTGGCGAGTGATCTTGTAAATCCCGGCGGCATATGCTGAACGACAACGATTGGCGCATCCAGCTGACGGGGTAATCCTGTTAATACGTTTTGTAATGCCCGGGGGCCGCCCGTCGAAGTTCCTATCAGAATCATCTTAGGGGAATTCACACCCCATGTACGATCAACCGGTAATTTTTCTGTCCTTTCAACTGAGCCGATTCCAGCGTCATTTGCTGACTCCCTCTGAAACCCCCTGGTTATTTTCGCCACATTCACCTTGCTTGCAGCCACTACTTTTTCCACCATTTCATCTTGAATCTTATGAAGATCTAATGAAATGGTCCCTGATGGTTTCGCAACGAAATCAACAGCTCCAAGCTCCATGGCCTTAACCGTCTCATCCGCACCTTCAATGGTAGTGGAAGAAAGCATGACGACAGGGACAGGGCATTCTTCCATAATTCTCCTTAACGCATCTATCCCATTCATCTTCGGCATTTCTACATCAAGGGTTACAACATCGGGTCGAAGTCTCTTAATCTTAGCAATCGCGTCTTCTCCATTCCTTGCAATCCCTATCACTTCTAGCTGTTTGGTGCTCGTTAAAAATTCACTGATAAGTTTCCTCATAAATGCTGAATCATCTACAACTAGAACTTTTTTCATTCAGGGCTTTTACCTCCCAAAAAATAATTTTCGAATTGTCCTTACAAACCCTGTCCCTTCACGTTCCCTTTCTCTCGTACCTGTCAGGCGATGAACCATCGTATGCAGGCTCAGTGTCATGGCTGATGCAGGATACCCCACAACGATCGGCGTTTGGTTAACGACGGCCTTCCTGACAGCTGAATCCTCTGGAAGTACCCCCAGGGATACGATTTCCTTGTGAAGGAATTTCCTCATTGTTTCTTGTAATCTAGTAATGGTTTGAAGCCCTTCGTTCTTGAATTCCGCCCGATTACATAAGAGATAGAAGGGTTTTTCCCCGTCCTTCATGTAGATGTATTTCATCATTGAATAGGCATCGGTAATGGAGGTCGGTTCTGGAGTGGTGACAACAATGATTTCATCCATGGCGAGGAGAAATTCAAGTGTTTCCTTCGTGGCACCTGCCCCCATATCGAATAGAATATAATCATACTTATGAATCGCATATTCCATTACTTCAAAAAAGCGTTCCATCTGTTTTTCTTTCCACTCCACTATATTACTTAGGCCATTGCCCCCACTTATGTAAGAGATACCATGAATATTTTCACATATAATCGTGTCGATATCTAGTTCTCTTTCCTCAATGTAATCCATAATGGAGTATGAATGATGACTTCCAAGTAAAATATGAATGTTTCCCATCCCTATATCCATATCAAATAATAGTACCTTCTTATTCTCTTTACCAAGGAGGATGGAGAGGTTTGTAGATATATTCGATTTGCCGACCCCTCCCTTTCCACTTACGATCGCAATCGTTTTAGCAGGTTCAGAACCTGTGAGGAGCATTTTCCTCCTCAGGTTATATGCTTGATCTTTCATAGCTGAATCCTTTCATGAGCATACTTACGATCTCATCCTCTTTTACCTCGGTAATATCCTCGGGGACATCCTGACCATTTGTAACGTAGGCTGCACCGATCTTTGCCTCAGACATCATATTAATCATGCTACCGTAGCTTGATGTCTCGTCTGATTTAGTAAAGATGAAACGGTCAATATCAATAGAAGAAAATTGAGAAATGATTTCCCTCATATCCCGCTCTTTACTTGTCAATGACAGAACCAGGTAGGTTTCCATATGATGATCGAAATCGATGATCTTTTGCAAATCCTCTACGTATTTCCTTTCCCTGAAGTTACGACCTGCTGTATCAATGAATACATGATCGTAGTCCACGAACTTCTCGATTGCTTTTTTGAAGTCTTCCATTTTATAGACCACTTCAACAGGGACGTTCAGGAGGCCCGCATAGGTTTTCAATTGTTCGATCGCAGCAATCCGGTAGGTGTCCGTAGTGATAAAGGCTATTTTCATGCGTTTTTCTATCACGGCTTCAGCGGCCATTTTGGCAAGCGTCGTCGTTTTCCCCACACCCGTAGGGCCAATGACATTGATATATTTCCGGTTATAACTTATTCCACCAAAAGTGAGTTCTTTTAAATATTGGTGAAAAAAGCGTTTCACTTCTTTTTGAGCCCATTCATCCTTATTGACTGTGTGAATCGATTCACTTTTGATACTCTCTTCCATCGCATCTCCCAATTGAAATAGAGTAGCATCACTAACGTCCTGGTTCTTAAGGTGAAGCAGAACTTCCTTTACATCATCACTGAATTTCTCAAAATAGTTCCTGGAATTCATGGAAGAAATCATTTGCTTTAATTCCTTTAATTCTGTTTCTACCAATCGATTGGAATCGTTCTGTTCTCTTTCCAAGGGAGGTTGATTGACCCCTGTTGAAGCCTGCTTGGTTTTCACCCGGCTGATTTCCAGCTTTTCATTTTCAACCCCCGGGTCAATGGCTGCGATGACTTGAATCATTTTTTTCTTGAACAATCCGATAAAGCCTCCTGTGTATGAGACTTTGGAATTTAAAATGACTGCATCTTCACCCAGTTCTGCCCTGACCTTCTTCATTGCTTCATTCATGGATGGAGCCGTGTACTTCTTTACTTTCATCCTACATTCACCACCCCTAAACTTTGTACTTCTACATTTGCTTCTAATTCGTTATACGAAATGATTGGGACCTGTGGGAAATATCTTTCCGTTAACTGTCTTACATACATTCTCACAGCAGGAGAACAGAGAATGACGGGGGATTCCTCCATAAGGGAAAGCTGTTCCACTTGTGAGGCGACAGCTTCCAGAATGCCCTGAGAATCATTGGGATCCATGGATAAATAGTTGCCATGCTCTGTCTGCTGTATGGCATCGGCAATCATTTTCTCCACCTTTCCGCTCATGGTGACCACCTTTAAGGAAGTGTCCCCTTGAACATACTGATTCGTAATTTGTCTTGCGAGTGACTGTCTTACATACTCTGCTAACAAATCTGTATCCGAACTCATCTTACCGTAGTCGGCAAGTGTCTCGAAGATGATCGGTAAATTCCGGATGGAAACATTTTCTTTTAATAGCTTGGAGAGTACCTTTTGCACTTCTCCTACGGTCAATGGATTCGGTGTCACTTCCTCCACAAGTATCGGATAAGATTCCTGCAGATGATCGATGAGCTGCTTCGTTTCCTGCCTGCCAAGAAGTTCGTGGGCATTATTCTTAATCATCTCCGTGATGTGGGTTGACACCACAGAAGGAGGATCTACTACGGTATATCCGAATATCTCTGCCTGCTCCTTCATATCTTCTGCTATCCATTTAGCAGGAAGACCGAAAGATGGCTCGATTGTATCGATCCCTTCAATGGAGTCATCTTCCACGCCTGGACTCATGGCCAAATAATGATCTAAGAGGAGTTCCCCGCGAGCCATCTCATTTCCTTTGATCTTCAACCGGTATTCGTTCGGCTGAAGCTGGATATTATCCCGGATCCTGACAACAGGGATGACAAGGCCAAGCTCGATGGCCAACTGTCGTCTGATCATCACGATCCTATCAAGAAGGTCTCCCCCCTGGTTTGTATCTGCAAGTGGAATCAATCCATATCCGAACTCAAATTCAATCGGATCGACGTTGAGAAGGTTTACGACGCTTTCAGGACTCTTCATTTCGTCCTGCCCCACCTCTTCCTCCATTTCCAGCATGTCCGCTTCACTTTCTTTAGGTGTCCTTGACAACA
The DNA window shown above is from Rossellomorea vietnamensis and carries:
- a CDS encoding protein-glutamate methylesterase/protein-glutamine glutaminase; its protein translation is MKKVLVVDDSAFMRKLISEFLTSTKQLEVIGIARNGEDAIAKIKRLRPDVVTLDVEMPKMNGIDALRRIMEECPVPVVMLSSTTIEGADETVKAMELGAVDFVAKPSGTISLDLHKIQDEMVEKVVAASKVNVAKITRGFQRESANDAGIGSVERTEKLPVDRTWGVNSPKMILIGTSTGGPRALQNVLTGLPRQLDAPIVVVQHMPPGFTRSLANRLDGQASIHVKEAEHGEILENGTAYIAPGGVHTKVVETGGQLSIQLSKEEPKNGHRPSVDILFESASLIRNYAKIAVVLTGMGADGSDGLVKLKEQGEVKAIAESRETCIVFGMPKSAIATELVDRVEHIGDIPRSIMTYMV
- a CDS encoding chemotaxis protein CheD, producing MMGTSTVVKVGIADMNIVEGGGSIRTSGLGSCVGVVLYDDFLKLAGMVHVMLPHSSIGNETKPNPAKYADTGIAELIGQLRDRGASVKRLQCKMAGGAQMFQFQSKSDVMRIGPRNAEAVKVALSKHGVPVVSEDLGGNKGRTIEFFTSTGILQVRTVNEGTKEL
- the flhF gene encoding flagellar biosynthesis protein FlhF encodes the protein MKVKKYTAPSMNEAMKKVRAELGEDAVILNSKVSYTGGFIGLFKKKMIQVIAAIDPGVENEKLEISRVKTKQASTGVNQPPLEREQNDSNRLVETELKELKQMISSMNSRNYFEKFSDDVKEVLLHLKNQDVSDATLFQLGDAMEESIKSESIHTVNKDEWAQKEVKRFFHQYLKELTFGGISYNRKYINVIGPTGVGKTTTLAKMAAEAVIEKRMKIAFITTDTYRIAAIEQLKTYAGLLNVPVEVVYKMEDFKKAIEKFVDYDHVFIDTAGRNFRERKYVEDLQKIIDFDHHMETYLVLSLTSKERDMREIISQFSSIDIDRFIFTKSDETSSYGSMINMMSEAKIGAAYVTNGQDVPEDITEVKEDEIVSMLMKGFSYERSSI
- a CDS encoding chemotaxis protein CheW, yielding MSEIIDAVEDLKLIVFQLVDKEYAIPVHQVRSIEKLEHITRVPRTASYVKGVINLRGVVTPIIDLRSRFDLPVSEPTDSTRVIIAGLEDKEVGLIVDAANDVLDVSRESIEPSPEVVGVVEAEYIGGVVKQNKRLLIILHLDKILQSI
- the rpsB gene encoding 30S ribosomal protein S2; translated protein: MSVISMKQLLEAGVHFGHQTRRWNPKMKRYIFTERNGIYIIDLQKTVKKVEEAYNFVKELAGNGGKVLFVGTKKQAQESVKEEAERAGMYYINQRWLGGTLTNFETIQKRITRLKNIEKMEEDGTFEVLPKKEVVQLKKEHERLVKFLGGIKDMNTLPDALFIIDPRKERIAVAEARKLHIPIVGIVDTNCDPDEIDVVIPANDDAIRAVKLLTGKMADAILEAKQGEEAAVAAE
- a CDS encoding DUF6115 domain-containing protein, producing MVTFLLFISFLLNIVSLLSIVILYSRQNRFVNMEKEQKKIIVEMEDVISAYLIEMKEENDEFMRKFSTQIHNVKEDNLHTEENEQEDLETSVKVTKWTGAGYKRASQAYKQVKDQGPEPGDQSNKSEQDPLLKKVLTLKEKGMSIEEIAESLGKGQTEIELLLKFRQIM
- a CDS encoding FliA/WhiG family RNA polymerase sigma factor is translated as MSQQSTRTDEQQYWEKWINRRDTEAGDMLVKKYMPLVSYHVQRISVGLPRNVSREDIKSLGLMGLLDALQKFDPTRDLKFDTYASFRVRGAILDGLRKEDWLPRSTRDRAKKIEARTVELEQTLLRHVSAEEVAASLEMTPEEVYQTTNEHFFANVLSMDEQLTDDDHESQNYSIKDHKTISPEEEVLKGEKLNELEKTILTLSEKEQLVLSLFYKEELTLTEIGEVMSLSTSRISQIHSKSIFKLRNLLGS
- a CDS encoding chemotaxis protein CheA codes for the protein MELSQYLEVFIEESKENLQTCNEQLLELEKNPEDLTIVNEIFRSAHTLKGMSATMGYEDLANLTHKMENVLDAIRNEKIKVSPEILDVVFKSVDDLEAMVLSIADGGDGKRDVTEVVAMLESIEKGESLHSALVDSEVAATAEVVERQTFSMQYEAFEQTVIQQSQEQGFRCFEISVSLREDCLLKAARVYMVFEVLGKLGEVIKSLPTVDQLEEEQFDHSFVIAVVSKEDAVHIENAVRKVSEVDEVSVVELTSQHLESQNQVEAADTEPAQKEMEVKGQETSKPAGNATKHSNPSNKTIRVNIERLDVLMNLFEELVIDRGRLEQISKDLNNPELNETVERMTRISGDLQNIILNMRMVPVETVFNRFPRMVRQLARDLNKKIELEIIGAETELDRTVIDEIGDPLVHLIRNALDHGIEMPELRMKNGKPEQGTVKLKAYHSGNHVFIELEDDGAGINKERVLEKAIQKGIVSDEAAHTLTDRQIYELILASGFSTAEQISDISGRGVGLDVVKATIESLGGSITIDSTVGQGSLFSIQLPLTLSIISVMLVEIQEEKYAIPLSSIIETAIVKKEEIMKAHNQRVIDFRGKVVPLLFLEDVFEVPKHSKEEELYSVVIVRKGEKMAGLVVDSFIGQQEVVLKSLGNYLNDVFAISGATILGDGQVALIVDCNALIK
- the flhA gene encoding flagellar biosynthesis protein FlhA — protein: MSARDLSVLASVILIVAMLIIPFPSWLLSLLIIMNISLALLVLLISMNMNEPLQFSIFPSLLLLLTLFRLGLNVSTTRSILSKGEAGDVVETFGTFVVGGNILVGLVVFIILIVIQFIVITKGSERVSEVAARFTLDAMPGKQMSIDADLNAGMISEHDARNRREKVGREADFYGAMDGASKFVKGDAIAGIVIVLINLIFGIIIGMTQQGLPIAEAATRYSLLTVGDGIVSQIPALLISTATGIVVTRAASEGNLGQDIMNQLLAYPVMLYVSGFTIFMLGIATPINDILTIPVAALLGIGGYMLSRTPKESEADMLEMEEEVGQDEMKSPESVVNLLNVDPIEFEFGYGLIPLADTNQGGDLLDRIVMIRRQLAIELGLVIPVVRIRDNIQLQPNEYRLKIKGNEMARGELLLDHYLAMSPGVEDDSIEGIDTIEPSFGLPAKWIAEDMKEQAEIFGYTVVDPPSVVSTHITEMIKNNAHELLGRQETKQLIDHLQESYPILVEEVTPNPLTVGEVQKVLSKLLKENVSIRNLPIIFETLADYGKMSSDTDLLAEYVRQSLARQITNQYVQGDTSLKVVTMSGKVEKMIADAIQQTEHGNYLSMDPNDSQGILEAVASQVEQLSLMEESPVILCSPAVRMYVRQLTERYFPQVPIISYNELEANVEVQSLGVVNVG
- a CDS encoding chemotaxis protein CheC, producing MGYEKKITSMHLDILKEIGNIGAGHAATALSTLLDKKIDMKVPSVQVVSFDEMMEMAGGPDNVVVSVFLRIEGEAPGSMFFLLPLEQASMYIRSMIQDRSFSFNAPPYSELGLSAMQELGNILSGSYLSSLSDFTNLKLLPSVPALSVDMAGAIIGFGLLEISQVSDYAIVIDTALKEEEGEESESVKGHFFLLPDPESFEIIFQSLGVSL
- a CDS encoding MinD/ParA family protein is translated as MKDQAYNLRRKMLLTGSEPAKTIAIVSGKGGVGKSNISTNLSILLGKENKKVLLFDMDIGMGNIHILLGSHHSYSIMDYIEERELDIDTIICENIHGISYISGGNGLSNIVEWKEKQMERFFEVMEYAIHKYDYILFDMGAGATKETLEFLLAMDEIIVVTTPEPTSITDAYSMMKYIYMKDGEKPFYLLCNRAEFKNEGLQTITRLQETMRKFLHKEIVSLGVLPEDSAVRKAVVNQTPIVVGYPASAMTLSLHTMVHRLTGTREREREGTGFVRTIRKLFFGR
- the tsf gene encoding translation elongation factor Ts, which gives rise to MAITAQMVKELREKTGAGMMDCKKALTETDGDMDKAIDFLREKGIAKAAKKADRIAAEGTTYIASEGNTAIILEVNAETDFVAKNENFQNLVKELSDHLLANKPASVEEALEQKMANGSTVSEFINAAIAKIGEKITLRRFEIRTKDDNAAFGEYLHMGGRIAVLTVVEGTTDASVAKDVAMHAAALNPKYVSRDQVSAEEVEREREVLKQQALNEGKPENIVEKMVEGRLGKYFEDICILDQTFVKNPDQKVRQYLEANKATLTDFTRYEVGEGLEKRQENFAEEVMNQVNK